A stretch of DNA from Brevibacterium sp. CBA3109:
GCGTCGAAATCAGCAGGCTGGAGAAGGGTTCGTCGAAGATCGTCCCGGAAGCGCGGCCGCCGCCGCCGCCCTCGCTGAAGTGACGCAGACCACTTGTCCTCCAGAACTGCATCATATACGATCTTGGTGAAAGCCAATCGAAATGAGGTGCGAGATCGATGTCGACTCCAGCTGGTGTCCCAGTCAGACCAGGCAAAATCGTTGCCGTCCACGTGGCGTACGAATCACGCTCGGCCCAGCGCGGAAAACGGCCCTCCCAGCCGTCCTATTTCCTGAAGGCCACAAGTTCCCTGGCTGCTTCGGGTGACACGATCGAGCGTCCTGCGGGGACCTCGCTGCTCGCCTTCGAAGGTGAGATCGCCGTCGTCATCGGCACAACGGCCCGATCCGTCAGCCCCGCAGAAGCCTGGGCTTTTGTTGAGGGAGTGACCGCGTCCAACGACTTCGGTCTCTATGACATCAAGACTGCCGACAAAGGTTCCAATCTGCGCTCGAAGAGCCGTGACGGTTACACCCCATTGGGTCCGAGCATCATTCCCGCCTCCGAGGCGGATCCGCAGTCCCTGCGCATCCGCACCTGGGTCAACGGCGAGGTCAAGCAGGACGACGGCACGAGCGCCGCGCAGCTGATCTTCCCCCTGACCCAGATCGTCGCCGATCTCAGCCAGCACATGACGCTGGAACCCGGTGACGTGATCCTCACCGGCACTCCCGCAGGGTCGACGGTCGTCGCGCCCGGGGACATGGTCGAGGTCGAGGTCACGGCCACCTCGGCGAGCACCGGATCAGAACTCAGCTCGGGTCGCCTCGTCACGAACGTCGTCGAGGGCCCTGGCGACTTCGACCCGAACCTCGGCAGCATGCCCGCCGTCGACGAAGCACTGCAAGTCGACGCCTGGGGATCACGGGAAGCCGCTGGTCTGGCACCGGAGGAAACTCTCACCGGTGTGCTGAGCCAGGAGCTGCGCGCCAAGCTCGCCGAGGCACCGACGGCTGGTCTCTCCGCACAGCTGCGTGCACGCGGACTCAACAACGTGGTCATCGAAGGAGTCTGTGCTCTGGTGCCCGGCACGAAGATCGTGGGCACTGCGAAGACGCTGCGCTTCGTGCCCAACCGCGAGGATCTGTTCAAATCTCACGGCGGCGGATACAACGCCCAGAAGCGGGCCTTCGACTCCCTGCAGTCCGGTGAGGTTGTCGTCATCGAAGCACGCGGCGAGTCCGGCTCGGGAACCCTCGGCGACGTGTTGGCGCTGCGGGCCAAAGCCCAGGGCGCGACCGGCGTCATCACCGACGGGGGAGTCCGCGACTCTGCTGAGGTTGCCGGGATCCTACCCGTGTTCTCGACGTCGAAGAACCCCGCCGTGCTTGGCCGCAAACACGTGCCATGGGAATCTGACGTGGCCGTGGCCTGCGGAAACGCCACCGTGCTGCCCGGCGACGTGATCGTCGGAGACGACGACGGCGTCATCGTCATCCCACGCGATCTCGTCGAGGAGGTCGTCGACGCGGCACTGGCGAAGGAGATCGAGGACGGCTGGGTGGCCGAACAGGTCGCCGCCGGCAACCCGATCGAGTCTCTGTTTCCCCCGAAGGGCGAATGGAAAGACAAGTTCGACGCCTGGAAAGCCTCACGATGACAACCGCTGACACCGTCGACGCGCATACCCAGCCGAGCTCGTTGAGCAAGGCGGAGACGGCCTACCGCTGGATCCGAAGATGCATCGCGGATCAGACCTTTGAGCCCGGGCACAAGCTGGTGCTGGCTCAGATCGCTCTCGAACTCGATACCTCCGTTGTTCCGGTCAGGGAAGCCATCCGCCGCCTCGAGGCCGACGGGCTCGTCACCTTCGAACGCAATGTCGGGGCCCGCGTGGCCATGGTCGACCAGAGCTCCTACGCGCAGTCGATGGAGGCCGTGGCGGTCCTCGAGGGAGCCGCGACCGCGCAGGCTCTCGAATTCCTGGGCGAGCATGATCTCGCCGAGGCGGATGCGATCAATGAGCGCATGCGCGACCTTCTCGCTGATTTCGACCCCACCGAATTCACCCGCCTCAACCACGAATTCCACGCGACACTGTTCCGACGCTGCCCGAACGAGCGACTGCATTCCTTGGTCGCCGTCGAATGGGATCGTCTGGCGCACCTGCGCAACTCCACCTTCTCCTTCGTGCCCGAGCGGGCGCAGGGGTCAGTCGACGAGCACGCCAGGATCCTTGCACTCATCCGGGCCCGCGCCTCGGCGGAGGAGATTGAGCGAGTCGTGAGAAATCACCGCTCGGCGACCCTCGCCAGCTATCAGGAAGCCCAAGCCAAAACCACCGAGACCCGTGTAACTACAGGAATCATCGACAGAGAAGAGGGCAAGTCATGACGAAGTCCACTGCAACTCCAGCGAACCTGCCGGAGAAGATCCGTCACTACATCAACGGTGAATTCGTCGATTCGATCGACGGCGAAGAATTCGACGTCATCAATCCGGTGACCAACGAGCCCTACATCAAGGCTGCATCAGGCAAGAAGGCCGACATCGACGCCGCCGTCGCCTCAGCGAAGCAGGCCTTTGACGAAGGCCCTTGGCCCTCGATGCTCCCACGTGAGCGTGCCCGCGTGCTCAACAAGATCGCCGACATCGCCGAGACCCGCAGTCAGGAACTGGCAGAGATGGAGTCCTTCGACTCCGGCCTGCCGATCACCCAAGCGAAGGGCCAGGCCAACCGGGCCGCGGAGAACTTCCGCTTCTTCGCTGATCTCATCGTCGCGCAGGTTGACGACGCGTTCAAGGTTCCCGGCCGTCAGGCCAACTACGTCAACCGCAAGCCGATCGGCGTCGCCGGGCTCATCACTCCGTGGAACACGCCCTTCATGCTCGAGTCCTGGAAGCTGGCTCCGGCAATCGCGACCGGCAACGCCGTCGTGCTCAAACCTGCCGAATTCACTCCGCTGTCGGCATCGCTGTGGCCAGGCATCTTCGAAGAGGCCGGACTGCCCACAGGCGTCTTCAACATGGTCAACGGCTTCGGCGAAGAGGGCTTTGCCGGAGACTCCCTCGTCAAGCACCCGGACGTCCCGCTCATCTCGTTCACCGGTGAGTCGAGCACGGGTCAGACGATCTTCGCCAATGCCGCTCCCTGGCTCAAGGGCCTGTCCATGGAACTCGGCGGAAAGTCACCGGCCGTCGTCTTCGCCGATGCTGACCTCGACGCGGCGATCAATGCCACTGTCTTCGGCGTATTCTCCCTCAACGGCGAACGCTGCACCGCCGGTTCGCGCATCCTCGTCGAAGAGTCGGTCTATGACGAGTTCGTTCAGCGCTACGCTGCTCAGGCCAAGCGGGTGAAGGTGGGTCTGCCCTCGGATCCCAGCACCGAGGTGGGAGCACTGGTCCACCCCGAGCACTACGAGAAGGTCATGTCCTACGTCGAAATCGGCAAGCAGGAAGCTCGCCTCGTCGCCGGCGGCGGCCGCCCCGAAGGCTTCGAGACCGGCAACTTCGTCGAGCCGACCGTCTTCGCCGATGTCACCCCGGACGCACGGATCTTCCAGGAGGAGATCTTCGGTCCCGTCGTCGCAATCACTCCCTTCAAATCCGATGAGGAGGCGCTGCAGCTGGCCAATAACACCAAGTACGGTTTGGCCGCCTACATCTGGACCTCCGACCTCAAGCGGGCGCACAACTTCTCGCAGGCCGTCGAATCCGGAATGGTCTGGCTGAACTCGAACAACGTCCGCGACCTGCGCACCCCCTTCGGCGGAGTCAAGGCCTCGGGCCTGGGACACGAGGGCGGATACCGGTCGATTGATTTCTACACGGAACAGCAGTCCGTGCACATCAACCTCGGCGAGGTCCACAATCCAGTCTTCGGGAAGCAGTGAGAGGAAAACACATGTCCCAGACAATCCCTGTCCCATCAGTTCCGGCCCCGGATATCATCCGCTGTGCCTACATGGAGATCGTCGTCACCGATCTGAAGAAGTCCCGCGACTTCTACGTCGGCGTCCTCGACCTGCAGGTCACCGAGGAAGACGAGACCACCGTCTACCTGCGGTCAATGGAAGAGTTCATCCACCACAACCTCGTGCTGCGACAGGGACCGGTGGCCGCAGTCTCCGCATTCTCCTACCGCGTGCGCAGCCCCGAAGAGGTCGACGCCGCCGAAGCGTACTTTCGTGAGCTCGGCTGCCGAGTCGAGCGGAAGAAGAACGGATTCGTCCGCGGCATCGGTGACTCGGTGCGCGTGCAGGATCCGCTCGGTTTCCCCTACGAGTTCTTCTACGACGTCGAGCACGTCGAGCGCC
This window harbors:
- a CDS encoding GntR family transcriptional regulator; this encodes MTTADTVDAHTQPSSLSKAETAYRWIRRCIADQTFEPGHKLVLAQIALELDTSVVPVREAIRRLEADGLVTFERNVGARVAMVDQSSYAQSMEAVAVLEGAATAQALEFLGEHDLAEADAINERMRDLLADFDPTEFTRLNHEFHATLFRRCPNERLHSLVAVEWDRLAHLRNSTFSFVPERAQGSVDEHARILALIRARASAEEIERVVRNHRSATLASYQEAQAKTTETRVTTGIIDREEGKS
- a CDS encoding fumarylacetoacetate hydrolase family protein, which encodes MSTPAGVPVRPGKIVAVHVAYESRSAQRGKRPSQPSYFLKATSSLAASGDTIERPAGTSLLAFEGEIAVVIGTTARSVSPAEAWAFVEGVTASNDFGLYDIKTADKGSNLRSKSRDGYTPLGPSIIPASEADPQSLRIRTWVNGEVKQDDGTSAAQLIFPLTQIVADLSQHMTLEPGDVILTGTPAGSTVVAPGDMVEVEVTATSASTGSELSSGRLVTNVVEGPGDFDPNLGSMPAVDEALQVDAWGSREAAGLAPEETLTGVLSQELRAKLAEAPTAGLSAQLRARGLNNVVIEGVCALVPGTKIVGTAKTLRFVPNREDLFKSHGGGYNAQKRAFDSLQSGEVVVIEARGESGSGTLGDVLALRAKAQGATGVITDGGVRDSAEVAGILPVFSTSKNPAVLGRKHVPWESDVAVACGNATVLPGDVIVGDDDGVIVIPRDLVEEVVDAALAKEIEDGWVAEQVAAGNPIESLFPPKGEWKDKFDAWKASR
- the hpaE gene encoding 5-carboxymethyl-2-hydroxymuconate semialdehyde dehydrogenase, with the protein product MTKSTATPANLPEKIRHYINGEFVDSIDGEEFDVINPVTNEPYIKAASGKKADIDAAVASAKQAFDEGPWPSMLPRERARVLNKIADIAETRSQELAEMESFDSGLPITQAKGQANRAAENFRFFADLIVAQVDDAFKVPGRQANYVNRKPIGVAGLITPWNTPFMLESWKLAPAIATGNAVVLKPAEFTPLSASLWPGIFEEAGLPTGVFNMVNGFGEEGFAGDSLVKHPDVPLISFTGESSTGQTIFANAAPWLKGLSMELGGKSPAVVFADADLDAAINATVFGVFSLNGERCTAGSRILVEESVYDEFVQRYAAQAKRVKVGLPSDPSTEVGALVHPEHYEKVMSYVEIGKQEARLVAGGGRPEGFETGNFVEPTVFADVTPDARIFQEEIFGPVVAITPFKSDEEALQLANNTKYGLAAYIWTSDLKRAHNFSQAVESGMVWLNSNNVRDLRTPFGGVKASGLGHEGGYRSIDFYTEQQSVHINLGEVHNPVFGKQ